In bacterium, one DNA window encodes the following:
- the uvrC gene encoding excinuclease ABC subunit UvrC encodes MKPVLTIEESLKLLPDASGVYLMHDKNNEIIYIGKAKNLKKRVKSYFQKNHDSPKLIVMVPQIIRFDFIITDSEVEALILESHLIKKHKPKYNVLLKDDKRFPWFLITEEQYPRIIVTRKADKKFQKGKYFGPYTNARAMYSTLELIKKMFPLKQCKTPRFKDRPCMYYQIGKCLGPCQKLTASEDYKEVVKQVEMFLSGKQSELLAELKNRMEIFAENQEFEKAARYRDSYFDVLKAVGKQKVVSENTDINQDILGFARDNSIMSIALLKVRDGRLIAKEDFDIKLDEIHTPYEALIAFIQEYYQLVDRSEIPKELLISCEIEDEESKIIKEWLSFKKGSKVSLMSPKSQKKFELVEMADKNALAALEGLKVSEMASLQNDWNEIGCYIQEKLNLPNFPARIECFDISHIQGTNTVASMVVFINGKPYKSEYRKYKIRTLAEGQTDDFASMKEVIKRRYQKLLRDMSNNAQKEQIFPDLIIVDGGKGQLSATLESLEELGLSNMPIVSLAKKFEEIFLPEQPNPIILPANSKALFLFQQVRDEAHRFAVSYHRKLREKSAIKSILDDISTLQLSHKKTLIEYFGDINGIMTANKSELSRVIGKTHGSKVYNFLQKYNNSK; translated from the coding sequence ATGAAACCAGTACTAACAATTGAAGAATCTCTCAAATTGCTTCCTGATGCATCAGGGGTCTATCTCATGCACGATAAAAACAATGAAATAATTTATATCGGCAAAGCTAAAAATCTGAAAAAGCGTGTAAAAAGCTATTTCCAGAAAAATCATGACTCTCCAAAACTTATTGTTATGGTTCCTCAGATTATAAGGTTTGATTTTATTATTACTGACTCGGAAGTTGAGGCATTAATACTTGAATCTCATTTAATAAAAAAGCATAAACCGAAATATAACGTTCTTCTTAAAGATGACAAGAGGTTTCCGTGGTTTTTAATTACAGAAGAACAATATCCCCGAATAATTGTAACAAGAAAAGCTGATAAAAAGTTTCAAAAAGGGAAATATTTCGGACCTTATACAAATGCAAGAGCAATGTATTCAACTCTTGAGCTGATTAAAAAGATGTTTCCGCTTAAACAATGCAAAACTCCACGTTTTAAAGACCGCCCATGCATGTATTATCAAATAGGTAAGTGCCTTGGACCATGCCAAAAACTTACAGCCTCGGAAGATTATAAGGAAGTTGTTAAGCAGGTTGAAATGTTTCTTTCCGGTAAACAAAGCGAGTTATTAGCCGAATTGAAAAACCGGATGGAGATTTTTGCGGAAAATCAGGAATTTGAAAAAGCTGCACGCTACAGGGACAGTTATTTTGACGTATTGAAGGCAGTCGGCAAGCAAAAAGTGGTTTCTGAAAATACCGACATAAACCAAGATATACTGGGATTTGCACGGGATAATTCCATAATGAGCATTGCTCTTTTAAAAGTCAGAGACGGCAGGCTTATAGCTAAAGAAGATTTTGACATCAAGCTTGATGAAATCCACACACCTTATGAAGCATTAATTGCTTTTATTCAAGAGTACTACCAGCTTGTTGACAGGTCAGAAATTCCTAAAGAACTGCTTATTTCCTGCGAAATCGAAGATGAAGAAAGCAAAATCATTAAAGAATGGCTCTCTTTCAAAAAAGGCTCTAAAGTCAGTCTTATGTCTCCCAAAAGCCAAAAGAAGTTTGAACTCGTTGAAATGGCGGACAAAAACGCTTTAGCCGCTCTTGAAGGTTTAAAAGTTTCAGAAATGGCAAGTCTTCAAAATGACTGGAACGAAATCGGTTGTTATATTCAGGAAAAACTTAATCTTCCAAATTTTCCGGCTCGAATCGAATGTTTTGATATTTCGCATATTCAAGGAACAAATACTGTGGCAAGTATGGTCGTCTTTATTAACGGAAAACCATATAAATCAGAATACAGGAAGTATAAAATCAGAACTCTTGCCGAAGGGCAGACAGATGATTTTGCTTCAATGAAGGAAGTAATAAAAAGACGGTATCAAAAACTTTTGCGTGATATGTCAAATAATGCCCAAAAAGAACAAATTTTTCCTGACTTAATAATAGTAGACGGAGGAAAGGGACAACTTTCCGCCACATTGGAGTCATTGGAAGAACTGGGGCTTAGCAATATGCCTATAGTTTCTCTTGCCAAAAAGTTTGAAGAGATTTTTCTTCCCGAGCAGCCAAATCCTATTATTCTTCCTGCTAATTCAAAGGCATTATTTCTTTTTCAACAGGTCAGAGATGAAGCCCATCGCTTTGCTGTGAGTTATCACAGGAAATTACGGGAAAAAAGCGCTATAAAATCAATACTTGATGATATATCTACGCTGCAACTTTCTCATAAAAAGACACTAATAGAATATTTCGGCGATATAAACGGGATTATGACGGCGAACAAGTCAGAATTATCAAGAGTTATAGGAAAAACTCACGGCTCTAAAGTTTATAACTTTTTGCAAAAATATAACAATTCAAAATAA
- a CDS encoding YhcH/YjgK/YiaL family protein: MIIDKIQNASLYYDINEKMAIALKYLENTDFSEIQNGKYEILGDDIFVLVQDYQTKPLAEGRFEAHKKHIDIQYLIKGVEKMGYTNVNTLKPLTDYDETADIMFLEGNGYLVTVEEKFFTIFTPLDAHMPGIEAITSQYVKKAVVKIKI; the protein is encoded by the coding sequence ATGATTATAGATAAAATACAGAATGCATCTTTGTATTATGATATCAACGAAAAAATGGCCATAGCCCTTAAATATCTTGAAAATACTGACTTTTCTGAAATTCAAAACGGAAAATACGAAATTTTAGGCGATGATATTTTTGTATTAGTACAGGATTACCAGACAAAACCTCTTGCAGAAGGAAGATTTGAAGCTCATAAAAAGCATATTGATATTCAGTATTTGATTAAAGGCGTAGAAAAAATGGGCTATACAAATGTTAATACGCTAAAACCTCTAACTGATTATGATGAAACCGCAGATATTATGTTTTTGGAAGGTAATGGCTATTTAGTTACAGTTGAAGAAAAATTTTTCACTATTTTCACTCCGTTAGATGCCCACATGCCGGGAATTGAAGCAATAACTTCTCAATACGTCAAAAAAGCGGTTGTAAAAATAAAGATATAA